The genomic segment GTCTCCTCGGCGACCACCGTGCCGAGCAGATCGGTGCGCACCACACGCAGTTCGTCGCGGTCGAGCTGGGCGCCGAGCGCGTGGCGTGCGTCGGGGCGGATGCGCAGCCGGATACGCGGCTTGCCCACCCCGCGTGACGGCTCGCGCTCCTCATCGAGGATGCCCGCGTCCAGCAGCGCGGGCACGATCTTGGACACCGCCTGCTGCGTCAGCCCGCTGCGCTCGGCCAGCTCGATCCGGCTGAGCCCGCCCGCGCGGCGGATCTCGCCGAGCAGCAGCGCCTGGTTGTGCTCGCGCAGGCCGCGCAGGTTCACCCCGGCCCTGGACTCGGTCTCCACCGGCTGATCCTCGCATGTGTTGCCGTTAATCAACAGTGTTGTTTTAATGGGAGCCATGGCTGACTCGCGAGTGGGAATCATCGGGTACGGCACCGGCGGGCGGGTGTTCCACGCGCCACTGGTGGCCGCCACCCCCGGCCTGTCCGTCGCGGCGATCGTCACCGGCAACGCTTCGCGCGCGGAGCAGGCGACGGCTGACCACCCCGGCGCCGAGATCCTCGGTGACGCCGACGAGCTGTACAGCCGCGGGCTGGACCTGGTCGTGGTGAGCACGCCCAACCGGACCCACGTGCCGCTCGCGCTGCAGGCCATCGAGCACGGCGTGCCGGTCGTGGTGGACAAGCCGTTCGCGCCGACCTCGGCGGAGGCGCAGTGGGTGATCGACGCGGCGGCCGCGGCGAACGTCGGGCTCACCGTGTTCCAGAACCGCCGGTGGGACTCGGACTTCCGGACCGTGCGCAAGGTGCTGGACTCGGGCGAGCTGGGCGGCGTCTTCCGGTTCGAGTCGCGCTACGACCGCTGGGTGCCGAAGCTGCGCGACAGCTGGCGCGAGTTCGCCGACCCCGCCGAGGCGGGCGGGCTGCTCTACGACCTCGGCGCGCACATCATCGACCAGGCGCTCCAGCTGTTCGGGCCGGTCACCGAGGTCTACGCCGAACTGGACAAGCGGCGCGAAGGCAGCGCCGTGCACGACGACGTCTTCGTCGCGCTGACGCACGAGAACGGCGTGCGCTCGCACCTGTGGACCTCGGCGCTCGCGGCCACGCTGAACCCGCGGTTCCGGGTGCTCGGCGACCGCGCCACGTTCACGAAGTACGGGCTCGACGTGCAGGAACCGCAGATCAAGGCGGGGATGAAGCCGGGGGAAGCGGGCTGGGGCGTGGAGCCGGACAGCGACCAGGGCGTACTCGGCACCGGCGACGACACGCGCCGCGTGCCGACGGAAACCGGGCAGTACGAGCAGTTCTACGCCCAGGTCGCGGCGGCGCTGCGTGGCGAGGGCGCGTACCCGGTCGACCCGGCGTCCGCGGTCGAGGCGCTGCGCGTGATCGAAGCGGCCGCGGTGTCCGGCGCGGAGCGGCGCGTGGTGCAGACCCCACCGGCAAAGGTGTAGCGCGCGGTAGGGCTTCGCGCGGCGGGATCACCGACAGTGGGAAGGTGATCTCCGGGGAGCTGGCGTTGCTGCACGCCACCGTCATCGATGCCACCGGCGGCCGCCCGAAACCGGACGCGACCGTGGTGGTGCGCGACGGCCGGATCACGGCGCTGGGGCGGTTCGGGGAGACGCACGTGCCGCGTGGGGTGCGCAAGATCGACCTGACCGGGAAGTTCGTCGTGCCGGGGTTGTTCGACCTGCGGGTGCACGGCCCCGCCGACCCGGCCAGGGACGCGCTGCTGCTGGCCTACGGCGTGACCACGATCCGGGCACCCTCGCCGCCCTCGCCGTTGCCGCTGGACCCGGTCGGGTTCGTGCGCTCACCTGCGCCGCACATCCCCGCGCTCGTCCGGCACGCCGTCCTGGACCGGCCCTCGCTCATCTCGGCGGACGACTACCGGCTGAAGTACCTCCCCGCCGACGTCCGGGAAGGCTGGCGGTGGGCGCTGGAGGCGCTGCGCCGGAAACCGGACCGGCACTCCCTCTTCGACCACCGGCTGCGGTTCACCGGCGCCCTGCACCGGGCGGGCGTCCCGATCATGGCAGGCACGGACACCGGCTCGCCGTGGGTCTTCCCGGGGTTCAGCCTGCACGAGGAACTGGCCTACCTGGTCGAAGCGGGATGCACACCGATGCAGGCCCTGCAGTCGGCGACCAAGGAACCCGCGCGCCACCTGGGCCTCTCGGACACCCTGGGCACCATCGCCCGAGGAAAACGCGCCGACCTGCTCATCCTCGACGCGAACCCCCTCACCGACATCCGCAACACCCGCAAAATCCACTCCCTCCTCCACCGCGGCACCCTCCTCACCCCCACCACCCGAGCCCACCTCCTGACCACCCCCACCCCCTAACCCCCCCGAACTACACACTCGCGCACCCGAACCCCACGCTCAGGCGCCCGAACCTCACACTCCCGCACCCGAACCCCACGCTCAGGCACCCGAACCTCACACTCGCGCAGGCGAACCCCACGCTCAGGAAGCCGAACCTCACACTCAGGCAGGCGAACCCACCGGCGCCCGAATTTCTTGTTGAGGCAGCCGAGCCCTGCATCCAGGCGTCCGAGTTTCACGTTCAGGCGCCCGAATCCCACGCTCGCGCAGGCGAATCCCACGTTCAGGAAGCCGAGTTCGACGCTCGCGCAGGCGAACTCCGCACTCGTGCAGCCGAGTTCCACACTCAGGTAGCCGAGTCCCACATTCGCGCCCTCGAACTCCGCGTTCGGACGGTTGAGTTGGACGTTCTGGTAGCCGAGGCCCATGCCGTCGGGCGGCTGAAGCCTGCGCTCGGGCGGGCGAACCCCACGTTCAGGAAGCCGAGTTCGACGCTCGCGCAGGCGAACCCCACGCTCAGGAAGCCGAGTCCGACACTCGCGCACGCGACTTCCGCATTCAGGCGCCCGAGTTTCACGTTCAGGCGCCCGAACCCCACGTTCAGGCACCCGAGTTCGACGCTCGCGCAGGCGAACTCCGCACTCGTGCAGCCGAGTTCCACACTCAGGTAGCCGAGTCCCACATTCGCGCCCTCGAACTCCGCATTCGGACGGTTGAGTTGGACGTTCGGGTAGCCGAGCCCCGCAAGTCGGGCGGCTGAGGCCTGCGCTCGGGCCGAATTCGACGCTCGCGCAGGCGAACCCCACGTTCGGGCAGGCGAACCCCACGCTCAGGAAGCCGAGTCCGACACTCGCGCACGCGACTTCCGCATTCAGGCGCCCGAGTTCAAGTTCAGGCGGCTGAGGCCTGCGCTCGCGCAGGCGAACCCCGCGTTCAGTTAGCTGAGTGCTGCGTTCGGGCAGGTGAGTGCCGCGGGGCGGAAGCAGAAGGGAAGCCGTGGCGCGGGAGGCTGCCGTCGGGTGCGTGGCGAGCCGGCACCCGGCCGAGGGCAACCACCCGGGCGCGCCCGGATCAAAGCATGAAGAAGGGGCCCTGCTTGCCGGAATACGGCGAGCAGGGCCCCGAAAAAGAGAACTACCTCAGTTGTCGTCTGGATCTCGGCCGTTGAGGGGGTCGCCGCCGTTGTGCCCACCGGGGCCGCCCGGGAGGCCCGGGATGCCTGGCTTGTCCGAGTCGCTCGGCCCGCCCGAGGGGTCGCCATCGGGCGGGTCCGACGGGGCGGTCGACTCGCTCGGCGCCGGCGAGGAAGGCGTCTGGCTGGGCTGCTGCGACTTGGACGGCTGCGAGGGCGGCGCCGTCGGCACGGTGCGGCCGATCAGCTTCACCTCGGAGAACTTCTCCTTCGGCTTGCCCTTCAGGTAGGCGTCCATGAACTTCTTCCACATCTCGCCCGGCAGGTCCTTGCCGTAGATCTTCTTCTTGTTCGCCATCCGGATGACCTTGTCGGCCTCGGTGCCGACCCAGGCGCTCGTGGACACCGTCGGCGAGTAGCCGACCATCCACGCCTGCGAGTTCTCGTTCCCGAGGCTGTCCGGCTCCCCGGCCTTCGGCGTGTACTGGTGCGTCCCGGTCTTCCCGGCGCAGTCGTACCCGCCACCGCACGCCAGCTTCGAGTACGGCAGCACCGGCACCAGCGACTTCGTCACGTTCCCGGCGATCTGCTTGCTCTTGTCCGGGTCGTCCTCGGCGAACGCCGGCTTCTCCGCGACCTCGGCCTCGTAGACGACCTCGTCGCGCGAGTTCAGCACCTTCGACACGAAATGCGCGTCGCGCTGCATGCCGTCGGCGGCGAACGTGGCGTAAGCCGCCGCCATCTCCGCGGGCGTCACTTCCGCGCCCCGGCCACCACCGATGGACAGGTTGTTGTCGGCGTCCTCCAGCGGGGCCTTCACCCCGGCCTGGTGCGCGGCGTCGACGACCTCCTCGACCCCGGTCTGGCGGGCCACGAAGTCGTAGAACACGGTGTTCACCGACTTCTCCATCGCCTCCGCGACCGAGCACTGCGCACTGCAGTCCACGCCCTCGGAGTTGCGCACGGTGGCGTTCTGGATCTTCCGCGGCGAGGTGCCGTCATAGGTCTCGCCGAGGCCCTTGCCGGTCTTGAGCAGGGCGACGAGGTCGAACGGCTTGAACGACGAGCCCGGTGGCCGGGCCGTGTTCGCCCAGTCGCGCTGGTCCTCCTTGGTGTTCGGCCCGCCGTAGTAGGCGAGCACCCCACCGGTCTTCGGATCGATCGCGACCAGCGCCTCCCGCAGGTCCTGCGGCTGGCCCTCCATCACCTCGTTGACCGTCTTGATCGCCAGGTCCTGACCCTTGGGGTCGATCGTGGTGTAGATCTTGTAGCCACCGGACTGGATCTTGTCCTCGGTGATGCCCTTGGACTCCAGCTCGTCCACGATCCGGTTCTTCAGCAGCAGGTTCGGCCCGGCGATGGACTGCTTGCGCACCTCTTCCAGCGGCCGGATCTCCGGGAAGGTGGCCTGCGCCCGCTCGGCGGGCGTCATCCAGTTGTTCTCCACGATGCGGTCCATCGCCACGCGCCAGCGCTCCTCGGCCACCGCGCGGTTCTCCGAGCGGCCCGGCTGCTGGATCAAGCCGGCCAGCAGCGCGGCCTCGGAGGTGGTCATGTCCTTGGCGCTCTTGCCGAAGAACGACTGCGCCGCGGTCTGGATGCCGTACGACCCGCGACCGAAGTAGATGGTGTTCAGGTAGGCCGTGATGATCTCGTCCTTGTTGTACTGCTTGTTCATCTTGAAGGACTTGACCAGCTCGGTGGCCTTGCGGGTGAGGGTGCCCTCTTCGTTCTCCGTGGCCTTCTTCACGTACTGCTGGCTGATCGTGGAACCACCACCGACACCGCCGGTGACCTGGTTGTAGACCGCCCGCATGATGCCGGTGATGTCGAAGCCGGAGTTCGTCTCGAAGGTGGAGTCCTCGGTGGCGTAGATCGCCCGGCGGACGTTCTGCGGGATGTCGCCCGGCTCGAGCATCTCCCGGTTGCCGCCCTGCGGGATGTCCTTGCCCAGCTCGGTCTCGTCGGCGAACAGGTAGGTGACCACCTTGTCCTGCTTGGCCGCGACCTCCGCCGGGGTCGGCACGTCGACGGTGAAGTAGAGCACCGTGAACGCCGCGGCCGGCGCCACCACGAAGAGGCCGACGAGCACGTAGACCGCCCGGCGCACCCGCTTCCAGCGGCGTCGCTTGCGCTGCGCCGGGGTCAGCAGCTTCTTGCCGTCGCCGTCGTCCCCGTCGTCGTCCGCGCTGTACTCGTTGAACGCGGCCTGGTTCTCGTCCGACGGCCAGCTGTCGCGCCGGTCGTCGTAGGCGTCGCCGGCGAAGCCCGTGCCGTTGTGCTCGTGGTGCGTGATCAGCTCGGGCTCAGGCTGCTCCGGCGTCGGCGGCACGAAGCTCGTCGGCTCCTCCTGGCGCGGCTGTTGCCGTCGCGGGGGGAGCGGTGGCTGGCCGGGCGGCGGCGGGCGGTACCCGCCTCCGTGCTGCTGGCGCGGGGGCGGCGGCTGCCGGTCCTCCTGCGGCCAGCCCTGCGCGCCACCGGGCGCCGGGCCGCCGCGGGGAGGACGGCCTCGGCCGCCCTGCTCGCCGCCTGGCCACTGCGGTTCGTCACCGGCCGGCCACTCGTGGCTGCCGCGTTGCGGTTGGCGGGGGCCACCGCGGTTGTCACCACCCGGCCACTGTGGTGCATCCCACTGGCCCGGTTCCTCTTCCGGCCACGAACGGCCGTACTGATCATTCACGAAAAGGCCTCCCAGATCGGCGGTTCGGGGGACGCCGTTCTGTGGTCATCGGTTCTCGCTTGCCCCTGTGACGCTGGGATCACTGCCCCGCCGACCTCCGCGGACGGGTACGAGGGTGTGGTTGTCCGGTCCCAAGGACGTATGACTGCACCAGGTGGTTCCACCCACACGTCCGGCAGACCTCAACCACGTACACGGTGAACTCGCCGAAATGGTTGGCCATTTTCGCGAGTTCCTCCGGAGCCCGCGCGGAACCCGCGGCGTGCTTGAGCTCGTCGCCGTACACCCAGGAGACCTCGGTGAGCGCTTCGCGGCGGCACACGGGGCAGTCGGCCTGGCCGGGCGTGCCGTGGAACTTGGCCGCCCTGAGCAGGTACGGAGTCGCGTCGCACACCTCGGCGGTGCCGACGCGCCCCGAGTAGACCTCGGCGAGCAGCGCGCGGCGCTGCAACGCGTAGTCCACGATCTGCCGGTGGGTTCGCACGCTGACAGAGTACGTGGCTCCGCGCCCGCGCCGATGAGCCGTTCTGCCTAGTGATCCCCCGCCTGGGTGCGACACGCCGACGGACTGATAACGCTCTGGTGAATTCCCTGGGTGCCATTCGGTGGCCGGCAGTGATCCACCGGGTTAGGTACGCCACTTCGATGTATCGGCGCGATATAGTGGCCCGGTAGGTTGCGACGCGCGGATGGAGTAATACGGAGCAACGCCGAGGCGCGTCGTTTGTTCCCGGAAGGGGGTGACCGGCGTGCTGGAGTTCGCGGTGCTGGGACTGCTGCACGAGGCACCCATGCACGGTTACGTGCTGCGCAAGCGGCTGCACGAAACACTCGGCATGTTCCGCACCTTCTCCTACGGCTCGCTGTACCCGACCCTGCGCCGGTTGCAGCGGGCGGGCTTCATCGTCGAGGAGGACGGCGAAGCCCCGGCGCCGGAGCCCGCCGCTCGAGCACAGAGCCGTGCGTGGGCGGCCCGTCGCGGGAAACGCGTGTACAAGCTGACCGCGGAGGGTAAGGAACGGTTCGCCGAGTTGCTCGGTGACGCCGGTCCGCAGACCTGGGACGACGAGGGTTTCGGTGTCCACCTCGCGTTCTTCTCCAGGACACCGGCCGACGTCAGGATGCGGATCCTGGAAGGCCGCCGTCGCCGGGTCGAGGAGCGCCGCGAGGGATTGCGGGCGGCGATGGCCAGGGCCGAGGAGAGGATCGACCGCTACACCCGCGAGCTGCACCGGCTTGGCCTGGAAAGCAGCGAACGAGAAGTGCGCTGGCTCAACGAGCTGATCGCGCACGAGCAGGCCGAGCAGCGGGCAGAGGAGCCCTGAGCTCCGCTCGGCCACTACCTACGTGAAGAACGAAACCAAAGGAGATTCCGGCATGGGCGAGAACCGCCGCAGCGTTCGGGTGGCCATCGTTGGCGTCGGCAACTGTGCCGCATCGCTGGTGCAGGGTGTGCAGTACTACCGCGACGCCGATCCCGCCTCGCGTGTGCCCGGGCTGATGCACGTCCAGTTCGGCGAGTACCACGTGCGGGACATCGAGTTCGCCGCGGCGTTCGACGTGGACGCCAAGAAGGTCGGCCGTGACCTCAGCGAAGCGATCGTGGCCAGCGAGAACAACACCATCAAGATCGCCGACGTGCCCCCGCTGGGCGTCACCGTGCAGCGCGGGCACACGCTCGACGGGCTGGGCCGGTTCTACCGGGAGACGATCGAGGAGTCCGACGAGCAGCCGGTCGACGTGGTCGCCGCCCTGCGCGAGGCCGAGGTCGACGTGCTGGTCTCCTACCTGCCGGTGGGCTCGGAAACCGCGGACAAGTACTACGCGCAGGCCGCCATCGACGCCGGGGTCGCCTTCGTCAACGCGCTGCCGGTGTTCATCGCTTCCGACCCCGTCTGGGCGAAGAAGTTCACCGATGCGGGTGTGCCCATCGTCGGTGACGACATCAAGTCCCAGGTCGGCGCCACCATCACGCACCGCGTGCTGGCGAAGCTGTTCGAGGACCGCGGGGTGCAGCTCGACCGCACTATGCAGCTCAACGTGGGCGGGAACATGGACTTCCTGAACATGAAGGAGCTGGAGCGGCTCGAGTCGAAGAAGATCTCCAAGACCCAGGCGGTGACCTCGCAGGTCGACCGCGACCTCGGCAAGGGCAACGTGCACATCGGCCCGTCGGACTACGTGCAGTGGCTCGACGACCGCAAGTGGGCCTACGTCCGGCTCGAGGGCCGCGCCTTCGGTGACGTGCCGCTGAACATGGAGTACAAGCTCGAGGTCTGGGACTCGCCGAACTCGGCGGGCATCATCATCGACGCGGTGCGGGCCGCGAAGATCGCCAAGGACCGCGGCATCGGCGGGCCGATCCTGTCGGCTTCCTCGTACTTCATGAAGTCGCCGCCGGAGCAGTACGACGACGCCACCGCGCGCGACTCCGTCGAAAAGTTCATCGCCGGCGAAGCCTGAGTGCTGCTAGGAGTGGGGCATTACTAGCGTTGATTGCCAGTAATGCCCCATTCATAGCGTTATCCCGAGCGCCCGGGGCAGGTCGCTGATCTCGCGGAGGACGGCGGAGGCCTGCTCCAGCACCGCCGGGTCCGGCGGGAAGTGCGGGTTCGGCACCGCGATCACCCGCATGCCCGCCGCCATCGCCGACTTCAGGCCGTTCGTGGTGTCTTCGACCGCGGCGCAGTCCGCCGCGTCGACGCCCAGCTGCCGCGCCGCTTCGAGGTAGACGTCCGGGGCGGGTTTGCCCGCGTCCACCTGCTCGCTCGACAGCGCCACCCGCACCAGGTCGCGGAGACCCGTGGCCTCCAGGAACGCCTGGATTAGCACCGGCGGCGACGAACTCGCGATGGCCACCGGGTACCGCTCCCCGACCACGCGCACCGCTTCCGGCCCGCCGTCGATCACCGGCGGCCCGTCGGCGTACCGCTGCCGCATGCCGTCGACCACCACCTTCGCCACCTCGTCCGCGCCGAGCAGGACGCCGAGGTCCTCCACCAGGTAGCGCGCCCATTCCGGGGTGCTCATCCCCTGCATCGCGCGGGTCGACTCGTCGCGCCAGGTGCCGCCGTGCTCGGCGACCACCGCGCGCCGCACCTCGTCCCAGGTCTGCTCGGAGTCGACCAGTACACCGTCGAGATCGAAAACCACCGCGTCCATGCGCGTGACGGTACCTGTGCGCCGGATTACTTCGACATGCTAAGTAAATTTAGTTAGCATGGCTAAGTTAAGACTCGCGTGAAGAGGAGGCAGCGCCGCTGATGAGCGCCGGAAACCACGGAAGCCTGCTGGCCGCGATCAAGGGTCAGCCGAAGCAGGTCTGGATCACCGCCTTCGCCGCGGTCATCGCCTTCATGGGCATCGGCCTGGTGGACCCGATCCTGCTGTCCATCGCCGAGGGGCTGCAGGCCACGCCGTCCGAGGTGACCCTGCTGTTCTCGTCCTACCTGGGCGTGCAGGTGGTGGCGATGCTGTTCACCGGCGCGATGAGCGCCCGCTTCGGGGCCAAGCGCACCGTGCTCACCGGGCTCACGCTGATCGTCGTGGCCACCGCGTTGTGCGCGGCGGCCGGGTCGATCGAGCAACTGGTCGGCCTGCGCGCGGTCTGGGGGCTGGGCAACGCCTTCTTCATCGCCACCGCGCTGTCGGTGATCGTCGGCGCGGCCACCGGCGGGCAGGCCGGCGCGATCCTGCTGTACGAAGCCGCGCTCGGCGTCGGCCTGTCGGTCGGGCCGCTGCTGGGTGCGCTGCTCGGCAACATCTCCTGGCGCGGCCCGTTCCTCGGGACCGCGGTGCTGATGGCGGGCGCGCTGGTGCTGTGCTCGATCTTCCTGCAGAACGACAAGGACGAGCAGCGCCCGCGCGTGCGCCTGCTCGACCCGATCCGCGCGCTGCGCCACGGCGGTCTCCTGCGGACCTCGATCGGCTCGGCGCTCTACACCGCCGCGTTCTTCGCGGTGCTCGCGTGGTCGCCGTTCGTGCTGGAGTGGAGCGCCATCGCGGTCGGGCTGGTGTTCTGCGGCTGGGGCCTCTGCGTCGCGGTCGCCGGGGTGGTCTTCGCCCCGAAACTGGCGGCCAAGCTGGGTGAACGGCACGCGACCGTGGTCGCCGTGCTGGCCTACGCGGTGCTGCTGGCGGTGATGCTGGTGCCGAGCAAGCCGGTGCTGGTGGCCGCGATCATCGTCTCCGGGCTGGTCTCCGGCCTGCTGAACACGCTGTTCACCGGCACCGCGATGTCGGTCAGCGACGCGCCGCGCCCGGTGGCCAGCGCGGGCTACAACTTCCTCCGCTGGATGGGCGGCGCGGTCGCGGCCACCGTGGTGGGGCACGTGGCCGAGTGGTTCGGCTCGCCGCAGGCGCCGTTCCTGGTCGCCGCCGTGCTCTGCGTGCTGGCCGGCGGGCTGCTCTCGATCCGGCAGCGCACCCCGGACTCGCACCGGGTGCCCGCCACGGCGGCGCTGGTGGGCGAGGAATTCTAATGAACAAGAGGTGAACAACCGACCAACGGAGGTATTCCCTCCCCTGGTCGGTTGGCCTAGCGTCGGTCTCCCGAACCTGGAGGTCCGCGTTGAAGTTCCTGCCGTTGCTTTCCGGCCATTCACCCAGCCGCGCGGCCGTCACCTGCACCTACCGCTGCGGGGACGCCTGCTTCCACGAAGTGCCCAACACCTCGGACAACGCCACCTTCGCCGACGTGCTGACCGAGGTCAGCCGCCGCGGGGCGCTGAAGGCGGGCGCGGTGGTCGCGCTCGCCACGGGCGGCCTCGCCGCGACGGCCGCACCCGCTCTCGCCGCTCCCGCCCCTGACCACGGTCGCCCCAAGCCGCCACCGGGGCTGGACTTCCGGCGGGTCGAGCCG from the Amycolatopsis magusensis genome contains:
- a CDS encoding MFS transporter codes for the protein MSAGNHGSLLAAIKGQPKQVWITAFAAVIAFMGIGLVDPILLSIAEGLQATPSEVTLLFSSYLGVQVVAMLFTGAMSARFGAKRTVLTGLTLIVVATALCAAAGSIEQLVGLRAVWGLGNAFFIATALSVIVGAATGGQAGAILLYEAALGVGLSVGPLLGALLGNISWRGPFLGTAVLMAGALVLCSIFLQNDKDEQRPRVRLLDPIRALRHGGLLRTSIGSALYTAAFFAVLAWSPFVLEWSAIAVGLVFCGWGLCVAVAGVVFAPKLAAKLGERHATVVAVLAYAVLLAVMLVPSKPVLVAAIIVSGLVSGLLNTLFTGTAMSVSDAPRPVASAGYNFLRWMGGAVAATVVGHVAEWFGSPQAPFLVAAVLCVLAGGLLSIRQRTPDSHRVPATAALVGEEF
- a CDS encoding Gfo/Idh/MocA family oxidoreductase, producing the protein MADSRVGIIGYGTGGRVFHAPLVAATPGLSVAAIVTGNASRAEQATADHPGAEILGDADELYSRGLDLVVVSTPNRTHVPLALQAIEHGVPVVVDKPFAPTSAEAQWVIDAAAAANVGLTVFQNRRWDSDFRTVRKVLDSGELGGVFRFESRYDRWVPKLRDSWREFADPAEAGGLLYDLGAHIIDQALQLFGPVTEVYAELDKRREGSAVHDDVFVALTHENGVRSHLWTSALAATLNPRFRVLGDRATFTKYGLDVQEPQIKAGMKPGEAGWGVEPDSDQGVLGTGDDTRRVPTETGQYEQFYAQVAAALRGEGAYPVDPASAVEALRVIEAAAVSGAERRVVQTPPAKV
- a CDS encoding DUF5318 domain-containing protein: MRTHRQIVDYALQRRALLAEVYSGRVGTAEVCDATPYLLRAAKFHGTPGQADCPVCRREALTEVSWVYGDELKHAAGSARAPEELAKMANHFGEFTVYVVEVCRTCGWNHLVQSYVLGTGQPHPRTRPRRSAGQ
- a CDS encoding PadR family transcriptional regulator, which produces MLEFAVLGLLHEAPMHGYVLRKRLHETLGMFRTFSYGSLYPTLRRLQRAGFIVEEDGEAPAPEPAARAQSRAWAARRGKRVYKLTAEGKERFAELLGDAGPQTWDDEGFGVHLAFFSRTPADVRMRILEGRRRRVEERREGLRAAMARAEERIDRYTRELHRLGLESSEREVRWLNELIAHEQAEQRAEEP
- a CDS encoding amidohydrolase family protein, with protein sequence MISGELALLHATVIDATGGRPKPDATVVVRDGRITALGRFGETHVPRGVRKIDLTGKFVVPGLFDLRVHGPADPARDALLLAYGVTTIRAPSPPSPLPLDPVGFVRSPAPHIPALVRHAVLDRPSLISADDYRLKYLPADVREGWRWALEALRRKPDRHSLFDHRLRFTGALHRAGVPIMAGTDTGSPWVFPGFSLHEELAYLVEAGCTPMQALQSATKEPARHLGLSDTLGTIARGKRADLLILDANPLTDIRNTRKIHSLLHRGTLLTPTTRAHLLTTPTP
- a CDS encoding HAD family hydrolase, whose translation is MDAVVFDLDGVLVDSEQTWDEVRRAVVAEHGGTWRDESTRAMQGMSTPEWARYLVEDLGVLLGADEVAKVVVDGMRQRYADGPPVIDGGPEAVRVVGERYPVAIASSSPPVLIQAFLEATGLRDLVRVALSSEQVDAGKPAPDVYLEAARQLGVDAADCAAVEDTTNGLKSAMAAGMRVIAVPNPHFPPDPAVLEQASAVLREISDLPRALGITL
- a CDS encoding transglycosylase domain-containing protein, with product MNDQYGRSWPEEEPGQWDAPQWPGGDNRGGPRQPQRGSHEWPAGDEPQWPGGEQGGRGRPPRGGPAPGGAQGWPQEDRQPPPPRQQHGGGYRPPPPGQPPLPPRRQQPRQEEPTSFVPPTPEQPEPELITHHEHNGTGFAGDAYDDRRDSWPSDENQAAFNEYSADDDGDDGDGKKLLTPAQRKRRRWKRVRRAVYVLVGLFVVAPAAAFTVLYFTVDVPTPAEVAAKQDKVVTYLFADETELGKDIPQGGNREMLEPGDIPQNVRRAIYATEDSTFETNSGFDITGIMRAVYNQVTGGVGGGSTISQQYVKKATENEEGTLTRKATELVKSFKMNKQYNKDEIITAYLNTIYFGRGSYGIQTAAQSFFGKSAKDMTTSEAALLAGLIQQPGRSENRAVAEERWRVAMDRIVENNWMTPAERAQATFPEIRPLEEVRKQSIAGPNLLLKNRIVDELESKGITEDKIQSGGYKIYTTIDPKGQDLAIKTVNEVMEGQPQDLREALVAIDPKTGGVLAYYGGPNTKEDQRDWANTARPPGSSFKPFDLVALLKTGKGLGETYDGTSPRKIQNATVRNSEGVDCSAQCSVAEAMEKSVNTVFYDFVARQTGVEEVVDAAHQAGVKAPLEDADNNLSIGGGRGAEVTPAEMAAAYATFAADGMQRDAHFVSKVLNSRDEVVYEAEVAEKPAFAEDDPDKSKQIAGNVTKSLVPVLPYSKLACGGGYDCAGKTGTHQYTPKAGEPDSLGNENSQAWMVGYSPTVSTSAWVGTEADKVIRMANKKKIYGKDLPGEMWKKFMDAYLKGKPKEKFSEVKLIGRTVPTAPPSQPSKSQQPSQTPSSPAPSESTAPSDPPDGDPSGGPSDSDKPGIPGLPGGPGGHNGGDPLNGRDPDDN
- a CDS encoding inositol-3-phosphate synthase — its product is MGENRRSVRVAIVGVGNCAASLVQGVQYYRDADPASRVPGLMHVQFGEYHVRDIEFAAAFDVDAKKVGRDLSEAIVASENNTIKIADVPPLGVTVQRGHTLDGLGRFYRETIEESDEQPVDVVAALREAEVDVLVSYLPVGSETADKYYAQAAIDAGVAFVNALPVFIASDPVWAKKFTDAGVPIVGDDIKSQVGATITHRVLAKLFEDRGVQLDRTMQLNVGGNMDFLNMKELERLESKKISKTQAVTSQVDRDLGKGNVHIGPSDYVQWLDDRKWAYVRLEGRAFGDVPLNMEYKLEVWDSPNSAGIIIDAVRAAKIAKDRGIGGPILSASSYFMKSPPEQYDDATARDSVEKFIAGEA